One Thermoanaerobacter kivui genomic window, AACTTAACAACATTGCCTTGCGAAACACCAAGAGACATTATTCCCATAATGCTTTTGGCATTAACTTTCTTGTTGTCTTTTTCCACCCATATTTGTGAAGAAAACTTGCTTGCAGTTTGTACAAATAATGCTGCCGGTCTTGCATGAAGCCCTGTCTTATTTTTAATCTCAATTGTAACTTCTTTCATTATTGAACTCTCCTCTCTTTCAATTTCTTTGATATTTCTTCAATTTTTCTAAGTCTATGATTCACTCCTGACTTGCCGACAGGAGGAACTAACATTTGTCCCAGTTCTTTTAAGCTCAAATCCGGATAATTAATCCGAAGCTCAGCAATTTCTTTTAAACTTGGGGGTAGATAATCCAACCCTACCGAATCTTTTATATAGTTTATACTTTCTACCTGTCTTAAAGAAGCATTGATTGTTTTTGTAAGATTTGCAGTTTCACAATTCACAATTCGATTTACATTGTTCCTCATTTCTTTGTAAACTCTTATGTTTTCAAGATTCAAAAGTGAACTGTGAGCACCTATTATATTCAAAACATCAACAATCTGTTCTCCTTCTTTTAAGTATACTACATAATTATTTTTTCTTGCAATAACCTTTGAATTTAAATGGAAAGAATTTATCAATTTGCTTAAATCCTTCCCATGCTCTACATTGTGAGTAATAAATTCCATGTGATAAGCTTTTTCAGGATCGCTTATCGAACCACCCCCTAAAAAAGCTCCTCTTAAGTAGGCTTTTTTAGCTTTGATACTTTTTACAATTTTTTTATCTATTCCATAACTTAATTTTACATGACCATTTTCATAATTCAATATACCAACTCTATTTAAAATCATTTCTGCGTTTTCTCTGTTCGGAATAAAAATAAGATAGCTTAGGTTTTTTTTAAGATATCTACTTCTTCTTACCATTGTCTCAGGAGTTATGCCAAACAAGTCTTTTATCAATTTAAAAACCAATCTTGCAACAGAGGCATTTTCTGTTGTAAGACTTAAGGACATCTTCATATTACCATAAATAGAAATAGTACCTATCATTCGTATTAAAGCTGCTAATTCTGCTATTTTACTTTCCTCATCCTCCGGATAAATCCTTGCCAGTTCGTCTTTTGTAGCCGATGAAAAAGACATAAAACATCACCTCAACAGGCTTATTTTTATTATACTACATTCTTTCAAAAAAAACCCTTTAAAAAATAAACAAATCAAAGGGGTTTTTAATAATTACAACAATCTTTTTAATTCCCATTCAATGTACTCCGGGGAATTTTTCCAATTATGCCTCTCCTCAGAATTGCACCATTCTTTAAATTCCTTGTAGTCTTTCCATTCTTCATACTCACTGGCTTCTACCAACTTTTTTAAAGTTACAAGTTTCATGACATCATAGCTGCCGTATAATTTTTCATAATCCTTATAATATTGATAATCCCTTCCGTACCGTGATGTATTTTTCATAACATCACCCCGAATCCTATTTTTTAAAAAATAGAGGGGAACTTTTATTCCCCTTTAATATTCTACATATATATTATTCATGCATCTTGGCATTGGTTACTTCAAAATATACCCACAGTTTGGTTCCAAATACAACATATTGCCACTTCTCTTCAACTTGCCCATTCCTAAAATATCTTCTTTTTCACTCACTCCTTCTAAAAATATTACCTCTTCTCTGCTACTATTATTTATTATTACAATAATCGATTTGCCATTGTATTCTCTTTTAAAACTAAAGACTTTTCCACTGGCATACAATGTCGTATAACTGCCATATCTCAACTCTTCATTTTCCCTTCTTATAGAAATGAGCTTTTTGTAAAAATTAAAAATACTCTTATTCTGTTTTTCTTCTTCCCAAATCATACACCCTCTACAATCAGGGTCATAACCTCCTACCATCCCTACTTCATCACCATAATAAATGTAAGGCACACCGATAAAAGTAAATTGAAACACTAATGCTAATTTCATTCTAGCAACCATGCCATTGCACAAAGTTAAAAATCTCTCTGTATCATGACTTCCTATCAAATTAAACATAATCCTATTTACACTTTCCATATGCCTCATAAGCTGTTCTGTGATCATAGTGTTAAACCTTGAAGCGCTAATTTTCCTTTTTGCAAAAAAGTCTACAACTGCATTTCTAAAAGGATAGTTCATGACACTGTCAAACTGGTCCCCTCTAAGCCACGGAGACGCATCGTGCATTACCTCTCCCACAATTATCGCATCTGGCTTTGCCCTTTTTACAACTTCTCTAAACTTTCTCCAAAAATGATGGTCTATTTCATTTGCAACATCTAATCTCCAACCGTCTATGTCTACTTCTTTAATCCAATATTCAGCTACTTCTAACAAATACTTTTGCACTTCTGGGTTTTTTGTCATAAGCTTTGGCATTCTCCAAGCAGTATCCGCAAAAACCTCATAGGAAGGCTTAGGATGCGTCTTTATTGGCCATTCATATATGTTAAACCAGTCCCAATATTTTGATTTTTCCCCGTTTTTAATGACGTCCTGAAAAGCAAAAAAATCATATCCGCAGTGATTAAAAACTGCGTCAAATATCACTCTTATTCCATTATCATGACACTTTTTAACCAGCTCTCTCGCTTTTTGTGTATCTCCAAAATGCGGGTCAATTGTGTAATAATCCGTAGTATCGTATTTGTGAGTAGAAGGTGATAAGAATATAGGAGTCAGATAAATAGTATTTATTCCTAAATATTTTAAGTAGTCTATTTTATCTATTATCCCTTGCAGGTCTCCACCAAAAAATGTATCAGGTGTTGGCCTTTCTCCCCATGACCTTACATTTTCAGGGTCATTTGCTTTGTCCCCATTGTTAAACCTTTCCGGAAATATTTGATACACTATGCAATCGCTTGACCATTCTGGTGCAAAAAAAATGTCTTTTTCCCGTATGTAAGGATATTGGAAAAATCCCCAAAAACCATTTTTAGGCCTTTTTTTGTAAAAACCTGCTTCGGTATAATATACTTTTTCACCATCTTCTGATACCAGATAAAAGAAATATACAAACTTTTTATTCAGCTCCAAAGTGGTTTCAAAGTAATCAAACAGTTCATTTGTATGAGTCAAAACCATTGGCTTTATTTTGAACTTTCCCAGCCAATCGTATCTGTCTTTGTACAAAATATATACCCTGTCTACATCAAATACAGCAGTCCTCAACACTACACGAAGTTGATTTTTATCTAAAGGATATGCGTAAGGTATATCGCTTTTATGAAATATCGCCTCTTTTATCATTTCTTTCCCCTTCCTATGTGTGTAAAATTATTGTAACAGGTGCCGCAACATCTACCCGCGGCAGTTCCACACCGTCTACTGTTATTTTAACATCTGGAGGATACCCCATCAAGATATCTATACTATTTTTGACATCAAAGGTCTTGGACATTCCATTCGTCATCAGTCCCTCATAAACAACCAAACCATCTACTTTTACACTAAACCAGCACTTTTGCCCGGGAACACTTATGTCAACTTTATAACTTTGTGAAGCCGGAAGAACTTTATACTCTATCTTTTTTGATGTCACAGATACTTTTTCTACAGTTGTTTTTACCTCTTGCTGAGTAGCAGTCTCTTGTTGTGGTAAAGAAGTTTTTTCGTCAGGAGCTGTCGAAACTTCTGATTGCTTTTGTTGTGGCAATGGTGCAATTCCTTTTTTAACTTGATTCACAACATAATAAAAGCCATAACCTATAATCCCTACTATTAAAACTAAGATTATCGCTCTTTTTAATATTAAAAAAAACTGTGAAAAATCTCTCCTTTCTTTCATGTAAGACTGAGTGGAGGTGACTGCAATTTCTTCCTTTTCTTTTTCACGAAACAAATATTCATATTTTTTAACCACTTCATTCCCATTAAGGCCTAAAGCTTCAGCGTAACTTTTTACAAATCCTTTTGCATATACAGAAGCAGGCATGACACTGAAATCGCCTTCTTCAATAGCCTTCAAATACCTTGTACGGATCTTTGTAATCTCCTGGATTTCCTCCAGTGTCATTCCCTTTTTAAGCCGCTCGTTTTTTAAAAATTCTCCCAATTCATTCATACCTATCACCCCTTACAACCATCCATTATATATATTCCACACAAAACACATTTTTCCTTCATGATTTTTCATAAAAACAAATTAAAAGGATGAATCAAACAGCATTCACCCTTCTTCTATATAGTAAATCCACAAAAGCTTCCAAACGGGTTTGGTAACCTGCTTGCCCAGTGTTTTCATCATATACTAAAGACATTACTGGAATATTGTAATCTCGGCTAATTTTTGCAATTATTCCTTGAGCTACTATTTCAGGGGTGCAGGTAAAGGGAAGTATGTG contains:
- a CDS encoding HPr family phosphocarrier protein; translated protein: MKEVTIEIKNKTGLHARPAALFVQTASKFSSQIWVEKDNKKVNAKSIMGIMSLGVSQGNVVKLSADGDDEEAAIKALVDLIESKFGEE
- a CDS encoding glycoside hydrolase family 13 protein, with the protein product MIKEAIFHKSDIPYAYPLDKNQLRVVLRTAVFDVDRVYILYKDRYDWLGKFKIKPMVLTHTNELFDYFETTLELNKKFVYFFYLVSEDGEKVYYTEAGFYKKRPKNGFWGFFQYPYIREKDIFFAPEWSSDCIVYQIFPERFNNGDKANDPENVRSWGERPTPDTFFGGDLQGIIDKIDYLKYLGINTIYLTPIFLSPSTHKYDTTDYYTIDPHFGDTQKARELVKKCHDNGIRVIFDAVFNHCGYDFFAFQDVIKNGEKSKYWDWFNIYEWPIKTHPKPSYEVFADTAWRMPKLMTKNPEVQKYLLEVAEYWIKEVDIDGWRLDVANEIDHHFWRKFREVVKRAKPDAIIVGEVMHDASPWLRGDQFDSVMNYPFRNAVVDFFAKRKISASRFNTMITEQLMRHMESVNRIMFNLIGSHDTERFLTLCNGMVARMKLALVFQFTFIGVPYIYYGDEVGMVGGYDPDCRGCMIWEEEKQNKSIFNFYKKLISIRRENEELRYGSYTTLYASGKVFSFKREYNGKSIIVIINNSSREEVIFLEGVSEKEDILGMGKLKRSGNMLYLEPNCGYILK
- a CDS encoding helix-turn-helix domain-containing protein, encoding MNELGEFLKNERLKKGMTLEEIQEITKIRTRYLKAIEEGDFSVMPASVYAKGFVKSYAEALGLNGNEVVKKYEYLFREKEKEEIAVTSTQSYMKERRDFSQFFLILKRAIILVLIVGIIGYGFYYVVNQVKKGIAPLPQQKQSEVSTAPDEKTSLPQQETATQQEVKTTVEKVSVTSKKIEYKVLPASQSYKVDISVPGQKCWFSVKVDGLVVYEGLMTNGMSKTFDVKNSIDILMGYPPDVKITVDGVELPRVDVAAPVTIILHT
- the whiA gene encoding DNA-binding protein WhiA, translating into MSFSSATKDELARIYPEDEESKIAELAALIRMIGTISIYGNMKMSLSLTTENASVARLVFKLIKDLFGITPETMVRRSRYLKKNLSYLIFIPNRENAEMILNRVGILNYENGHVKLSYGIDKKIVKSIKAKKAYLRGAFLGGGSISDPEKAYHMEFITHNVEHGKDLSKLINSFHLNSKVIARKNNYVVYLKEGEQIVDVLNIIGAHSSLLNLENIRVYKEMRNNVNRIVNCETANLTKTINASLRQVESINYIKDSVGLDYLPPSLKEIAELRINYPDLSLKELGQMLVPPVGKSGVNHRLRKIEEISKKLKERRVQ